The sequence below is a genomic window from Candidatus Terasakiella magnetica.
GTTTTCTGTCGTAACGTGTTGATCTATTTTGATCAGCAGACAAAAGGCGATGTATTGGGCCGCATGGCAAAACAAATGTCTGAAGACGGTGTGCTTTACCTTGGTGGGGCGGAAACTGTTTTGGGTATTTCTGATGCCTTTAAACCTGTTCAGGGATTGCGCGGTATTTATAGCCGTCCTCATTGCGCGGAAAGCCTTGGCACGGTAAGCGAAGGTGCAGCAGCAGCTCCTGCTCCGGCCCCTGCGGCACCCACAGGATTTGCAAAACCCAAGCATATGGTTGAAGGACGTGCACCGAAAGGGGCTGAACCATCACCTGCTGCAAGGCCGGGGGTAACGCCACGTCCAGCGGCCGCGCCAAGACCCGGTGCACCGAGACCTGCATCTGGTACAACACCGCCACCGCGCCCAGCGCCAAGACCGGGGGCAGCACCAGCAGGTACGCCACCACGTCCAACGCGACCAATTGGTGGTGGTGCTGGTTCAACAACAAAACCGGGGTCTTTACCGCCACGTCCCGGGGTAAAGAAGCCTTAAGATAGGTTTTCTATTGAGAATAAAAAAACGGCTTTCATAGATGCATGAAAGCCGTTTTTCTTTATCAAGTCGTGTGAAGCGCTAATTATGCTGTGGCAGCAGCGGCTTCTTCCAATGCATCCGGGTCACGCAAAACATAGCCGCGGCCCCAAACAGTGTGGATGTAATTGTCATCGGTTGCTTTTGTCAGCTTTTTGCGAAGCTTACAGACAAACACGTCAATGATTTTAAGCTCAGGCTCATCCATGCCACCATAAAGGTGGTTGAGGAACATTTCTTTGGTTAGGGTTGAGCCTTTGCGCAAAGAAAGCAGCTCAAGAATGCCATATTCCTTAGAGGTCAGGTGAACGGGCTTACCATTACTTTCCACAGTCTGATTATCAAGGTTCACAGACAGTTTGCCTGTTTTGATAATGGACTGTGCATGACCTTTAGAACGGCGCACAATCGCATGAATACGTGCGATGAGTTCTTCTTTATTATACGGCTTGGTCAGATAATCATCTGCACCAATTTCAAAGCCTTTAACCTTTGAGGGCGGTTGATCCAGCCCTGAAAGAATAAGGATCGGTGTGTCGACCTTGGAGCTACGCAAAGCGCGCAGTACTTCAAAACCGTCAATGTCAGGTAACATCAAATCTAAAATAATGATGTCATAGTCATAAAGCTTGCCAATTTCGATACCTTCTTCACCGTAATTGGTGACATCAATCACCATACCGGCAGATTTCAGCATCAATTCAATTGCTTTTGCTTCGCTTGGGTTGTCTTCAACAAGTAATGCACGCATGGCTTATCCCCGATTGCTATGTGCGTTAACCTTTTCTTAACCTTTCGTTAACCTTTATCATATTAGTAAAATGATTAAAACATTTTTTTTCGCTCAACGCTATATTTTCTCGCGAGTCGCAAAAAATGTTGAATCTTGTCAAGGGGTTTGTCATTTTGAGCAAACAGAGTATAGTGTATGAAAATATCACGAAAACGCACACTTTTTACGGAGCATCCCCGTGGCCCTTTTGGTCAATAACGTAATCGCAGAAGTTGATAAACTGCCACAATATAATGTGTTTGGCCGGGTCGCTGCTGTTAAAGGCTTGATGGTTGAAGTTGGTGGTGTGCAAGGGGCCTTATCTATCGGGGATCATTGTCGTATTCATGTGCGTCGTCGTGACTGGGTTGTCTGTGAGGTGGTAAGTTTTCGCGATGGGCGCGCACTCGTTATGCCGTTTGGCTCTGTTGATGGGATTGCCATGGGTGATCGCGTCGAGGTTGGGCAACGCGAACCTGTTTTATACCCCTGTGAGGAATGGTTAGGTCGTGTGATTAATGCCATGGGGGAGCC
It includes:
- the ctrA gene encoding response regulator transcription factor CtrA produces the protein MRALLVEDNPSEAKAIELMLKSAGMVIDVTNYGEEGIEIGKLYDYDIIILDLMLPDIDGFEVLRALRSSKVDTPILILSGLDQPPSKVKGFEIGADDYLTKPYNKEELIARIHAIVRRSKGHAQSIIKTGKLSVNLDNQTVESNGKPVHLTSKEYGILELLSLRKGSTLTKEMFLNHLYGGMDEPELKIIDVFVCKLRKKLTKATDDNYIHTVWGRGYVLRDPDALEEAAAATA